A portion of the Armatimonadota bacterium genome contains these proteins:
- a CDS encoding type II toxin-antitoxin system HicB family antitoxin, with product MRYMVVIERGETSWGAHVPDLPGCIAVGETRDEVLRLIREAIGFHIEGLKQEGLPIPVPSSEGELVEVGAA from the coding sequence ATACGGTACATGGTAGTGATCGAGCGTGGCGAGACGAGCTGGGGAGCGCATGTGCCAGATCTCCCGGGCTGCATCGCGGTTGGGGAGACTCGTGATGAAGTGCTTCGGCTCATCCGCGAAGCGATCGGGTTTCACATCGAGGGGCTGAAGCAGGAGGGACTACCGATACCAGTGCCGAGCTCTGAGGGAGAGCTCGTTGAGGTGGGCGCCGCCTAA